From one Triticum urartu cultivar G1812 chromosome 3, Tu2.1, whole genome shotgun sequence genomic stretch:
- the LOC125545952 gene encoding chitinase CLP-like yields the protein MPPVLLLVLAASLVALPSCQSLPVLAPVTKDPATSLYTIPFHDGASLVLDVAGPLVWSTCEGGQSPAEIPCSSPTCLLANAYPAPGCPAPSCGSDTHDKPCTAYPSNPVTGACAAGSLFHTRFAANTTDGNKPVSEVNVGVLAACAPGKLLASLPRGSTGVAGLAASGLALPAQVASAQKVANRFLLCLPTGGPGVAIFGGGPVPWPQFTQSMPYTPLVTKGGSPAHYISARFIEVGDTRVPVSEGALATGGVMLSTRLPYALLRPDVYRPLVDAFTKALAAQPANGAPVARAVKPVAPFGVCYDTKTLGNNLGGYSVPNVQLALDGGSDTWTMTGKNSMVDVKPGTACVAFVEMKGVEAGDGRAPAVILGGAQMEDFVLDFDMEKKRLGFSRLPHFTGCGGL from the coding sequence ATGCCACCAGTGCTCCTCCTCGTCCTGGCCGCCTCGCTCGTGGCGCTGCCGTCGTGCCAAAGCCTTCCGGTGCTCGCTCCGGTCACCAAGGACCCCGCCACTTCCCTCTACACAATCCCCTTCCACGACGGCGCCAGCCTCGTCCTCGACGTCGCCGGCCCGCTCGTCTGGTCCACGTGCGAGGGCGGCCAGTCGCCGGCGGAGATCCCGTGCAGCAGCCCCACCTGCCTCCTCGCCAACGCCTACCCCGCCCCGGGCTGCCCCGCGCCCAGCTGCGGCAGCGACACGCACGACAAGCCGTGCACGGCGTACCCATCCAACCCGGTCACAGGCGCGTGCGCCGCCGGGAGCCTCTTCCACACCAGGTTCGCAGCCAACACCACCGACGGGAACAAGCCGGTGAGCGAGGTGAACGTCGGGGTCCTGGCGGCGTGCGCGCCGGGCAAGCTCCTGGCGTCGCTGCCCCGGGGCTCCACGGGCGTGGCCGGGCTCGCGGCCTCCGGCCTGGCGCTGCCGGCGCAGGTGGCGTCCGCGCAGAAGGTCGCCAACAGGTTCCTCCTTTGCCTCCCCACCGGCGGCCCTGGCGTGGCCATCTTTGGCGGCGGCCCGGTCCCGTGGCCGCAATTCACGCAGTCGATGCCGTACACGCCGCTCGTCACCAAGGGCGGCAGCCCCGCACACTACATCTCGGCCAGGTTCATCGAAGTGGGGGACACCCGCGTCCCTGTATCGGAGGGCGCGCTCGCCACCGGCGGCGTGATGCTCAGCACGAGGCTTCCCTACGCCTTGCTCCGCCCCGACGTGTACCGCCCGTTGGTGGACGCGTTCACCAAGGCCCTGGCGGCGCAGCCTGCCAACGGAGCGCCCGTGGCGCGCGCAGTGAAGCCTGTGGCGCCGTTCGGGGTGTGCTACGACACGAAGACGCTGGGCAACAACCTCGGCGGGTACTCGGTGCCCAACGTCCAGCTGGCGCTCGATGGCGGGAGTGACACGTGGACGATGACCGGGAAGAACTCGATGGTGGACGTCAAGCCGGGGACGGCGTGCGTTGCGTTCGTGGAGATGAAGGGGGTGGAGGCCGGCGACGGCAGGGCGCCGGCGGTGATCCTCGGAGGAGCCCAGATGGAGGACTTCGTGCTCGACTTCGACATGGAGAAGAAGCGGCTCGGATTTAGCAGGCTGCCGCATTTTACGGGTTGCGGCGGCCTGTAA
- the LOC125549209 gene encoding chitinase CLP-like produces the protein MADQAKLSRHNPYTNHVFHRVIISALVLLLSCTAATSDRQPPLISQLAKDPETSLYTISVKADKSPLLLDLAGSLVWSTCPPSSAHSTVPCESDTCAVAKQQPSHRCRYVDGGRFWENREPGPSWCACAARPLNPVTGQCSTGDLTSLTMKANTTNGTMELRPEESFAVVGACAPGRLLGSLPAGAAGVAGLSRRSLSLPSQLVAQRGFGRKFSLCLPAFATFGDTPVYLPTPERGFIDYTTSIPYTPLLTNPANAGGYYIPVKGISASWHGADAAAALPRGALDIDVLTGRGGIVLSTATPYTVMRPDVFRAFAKAFDHAIIRGKVSFMERVPATKPFELCYNGAFPMLKRTGLDMPYIKLELGDGATRNWTLFNDNYMVPVDGAMCVGILPMGPGGMPVDGEPAVVIGGKQLENNLLVFDLEKQVLGFSMLLSVQLSGCRSSYFFRN, from the exons ATGGCTGACCAAGCCAAGCTTTCCCGCCACAACCCCTATACGAACCATGTGTTCCATCGTGTCATCATCTCGGCACTCGTCCTGCTGCTGTCCTGCACGGCGGCGACCAGTGACCGGCAACCACCACTGATCTCCCAGCTCGCCAAGGACCCCGAGACCTCCCTCTATACCATCTCCGTCAAGGCTGACAAGTCGCCGCTCCTCCTCGACCTCGCCGGCTCGCTCGTGTGGTCGACGTGCCCGCCCTCGTCGGCGCACAGCACGGTGCCGTGCGAATCCGACACGTGCGCCGTGGCCAAACAGCAGCCCTCGCATCGCTGCCGGTACGTGGACGGCGGCCGGTTCTGGGAGAACCGCGAGCCGGGGCCGTCGTGGTGCGCCTGCGCCGCTCGCCCGCTCAACCCGGTCACCGGCCAGTGCTCCACCGGCGATCTCACGAGCCTCACCATGAAAGCCAACACCACCAACGGCACCATGGAGCTGCGCCCGGAGGAGTCGTTCGCCGTCGTCGGCGCGTGCGCGCCGGGCCGCCTACTGGGTTCGCTCCCCGCAGGCGCCGCCGGCGTCGCGGGGCTCTCCCGTCGTTCGCTCTCGCTGCCGTCCCAGCTCGTGGCTCAGCGCGGCTTCGGACGCAAGTTCTCCCTGTGCCTCCCCGCCTTCGCGACCTTCGGCGACACGCCGGTGTACCTGCCCACGCCGGAGCGAGGCTTCATCGACTACACGACCTCCATCCCGTACACCCCGCTCCTAACCAACCCGGCGAACGCCGGCGGATACTACATCCCCGTCAAGGGCATCTCCGCGTCGTGGCACGGGGCGGACGCGGCGGCGGCCCTGCCCCGTGGCGCGCTCGACATTGACGTCCTCACGGGGCGCGGCGGCATCGTGCTGAGCACGGCCACGCCGTACACGGTCATGCGGCCCGATGTGTTCCGCGCTTTCGCCAAGGCCTTCGACCACGCCATAATAAG AGGGAAGGTGAGCTTCATGGAAAGGGTGCCGGCGACGAAGCCGTTCGAGCTGTGCTACAACGGCGCGTTCCCGATGCTGAAGCGAACTGGCCTCGACATGCCTTACATTAAACTTGAGCTGGGCGACGGCGCCACGCGCAACTGGACACTGTTCAATGATAACTACATGGTGCCAGTGGATGGTGCGATGTGCGTGGGGATCCTGCCGATGGGGCCCGGTGGCATGCCGGTCGACGGCGAGCCGGCGGTGGTGATCGGCGGGAAACAGCTGGAGAACAACCTGCTGGTGTTCGATCTGGAGAAACAGGTGCTCGGGTTCAGCATGCTTCTGAGCGTCCAATTGTCCGGCTGTCGAAGCTCCTATTTCTTCAGAAACTAA